A single genomic interval of Selenobaculum gibii harbors:
- a CDS encoding peptidase domain-containing ABC transporter, with product MNGLLLKSNHEEERQENSLIQCFLTVLQIEGVKYEKKIFDEIKENDKGKIDIYSLKNKLKRSKLKIKIIKPTIDEIAELDIPLIAKMKNSSYLIIGKSNTRVMLIYKPEEEKTKTCKIEDFIEEWTGECILIKKTFSLKEASKKFNLLWFIPVIVKYKKYFIEVLIASFFLQLFGLVTPLFTQVIIDKVILHKGIATLDVLALALVFSAIFQCMMTIARKYIETHTSNKVDMILGARLFRHLTSLPLRYFEVRRVGDTLTRVSALNSIRNFLTNSSMTVFLDAFFSVVFIGVMFYYSVTLTVIALIPLPLYIIQNIIATPIYKERLNTMWESGARSNAFLVESITGVQTMKALAVEPQFNYQWEKILAKYIKSTFDSAKFNICLSASSGTIQSIMTFGILLVGGHKVMNGEMTIGQLIAFQMLARQASDPMHRLTGMWQSCQQTMLAVERLGDILNTAPEINGLHSHEPINVTGAIRFENVSFTYDAESEAVLKEMNFEIMPGMRVGIVGRSGSGKSTITKLVQKLYIPGNGKVYIDGVDVMEIDPVWLRRQIGVVLQENFLFNGSVRDNIAFANPGASIDEVIFAAKLAGAHEFILELSEGYDTKVGERGADLSGGQQQRIAIARALIMDPKILIFDEATSALDYESENIIMRNIDHIASGRTMLMIAHRLSTVRNCDMILVVDKGSIVEYGTHDELMTKMSLYYNLYMQQEV from the coding sequence ATGAATGGACTTTTGTTGAAATCTAACCATGAGGAAGAAAGACAAGAAAATAGTTTAATTCAATGCTTTTTGACAGTATTGCAAATTGAAGGTGTTAAATATGAAAAGAAAATATTTGATGAAATAAAAGAAAATGATAAAGGAAAAATAGATATTTACTCGCTGAAAAATAAATTGAAAAGGTCAAAATTGAAAATAAAAATAATTAAACCGACAATAGACGAAATTGCAGAATTGGATATTCCCTTAATAGCGAAGATGAAAAACTCTTCTTATTTGATAATTGGTAAAAGTAATACTCGGGTGATGTTGATTTATAAACCGGAGGAAGAGAAGACTAAAACTTGCAAAATAGAAGATTTCATAGAGGAATGGACAGGCGAATGTATTTTAATTAAAAAAACTTTTAGTCTAAAAGAAGCAAGTAAAAAATTTAATTTGCTTTGGTTTATTCCTGTAATCGTTAAATATAAAAAATACTTTATTGAAGTGCTAATAGCGTCTTTTTTCTTACAGTTATTTGGGTTGGTTACTCCTTTATTTACACAAGTGATTATTGATAAAGTAATTCTGCACAAAGGAATTGCAACTTTAGATGTTTTAGCTTTAGCTCTTGTATTTTCTGCAATATTTCAATGCATGATGACAATCGCGAGAAAATACATTGAAACGCATACTTCAAATAAAGTGGATATGATTTTAGGCGCGCGCTTATTCCGGCATTTAACATCATTGCCGTTAAGATATTTTGAAGTGCGGCGAGTAGGGGATACACTTACGAGAGTATCCGCGTTAAACAGCATTCGCAACTTTTTGACTAATTCGTCAATGACTGTGTTTTTAGATGCTTTCTTTTCAGTTGTGTTTATTGGAGTGATGTTTTATTATAGCGTTACTTTAACAGTTATTGCTTTAATTCCGCTACCTTTATATATTATTCAAAATATAATCGCAACACCTATTTATAAAGAACGCTTAAATACTATGTGGGAAAGTGGCGCAAGAAGTAATGCTTTTTTAGTAGAATCAATTACAGGTGTGCAGACGATGAAGGCATTGGCTGTAGAACCACAGTTCAACTATCAGTGGGAAAAAATATTGGCTAAATACATTAAAAGTACTTTTGATAGTGCGAAATTCAATATTTGTTTAAGTGCATCAAGCGGAACCATTCAAAGTATCATGACCTTCGGGATTCTTTTGGTTGGAGGACATAAAGTTATGAATGGAGAGATGACGATTGGGCAGCTGATTGCATTTCAGATGTTAGCCAGACAGGCAAGTGATCCGATGCATCGCTTAACAGGAATGTGGCAGAGTTGTCAACAAACAATGCTAGCGGTAGAGCGTTTAGGAGATATTTTAAATACTGCGCCCGAAATTAATGGGCTTCATAGTCATGAGCCGATAAACGTAACAGGAGCTATTCGATTTGAAAATGTTTCATTTACTTATGATGCTGAGAGTGAGGCGGTTCTAAAAGAGATGAATTTCGAAATTATGCCAGGGATGCGTGTTGGGATTGTAGGAAGATCAGGTTCGGGAAAAAGTACGATTACTAAACTTGTACAGAAACTATATATACCAGGGAATGGAAAGGTATATATAGATGGAGTTGATGTAATGGAGATAGATCCTGTTTGGTTGAGAAGGCAAATTGGAGTTGTTTTGCAGGAAAATTTCTTATTTAATGGCAGTGTTAGAGATAATATTGCTTTTGCAAATCCTGGGGCTTCAATAGATGAGGTTATTTTTGCGGCAAAGCTAGCTGGTGCCCATGAATTTATTCTTGAACTTTCAGAAGGATATGATACGAAAGTTGGGGAAAGAGGGGCGGATTTATCCGGAGGGCAACAGCAAAGAATTGCAATTGCCAGAGCGCTTATCATGGATCCTAAAATTTTAATTTTCGATGAAGCCACAAGTGCATTAGATTATGAATCAGAAAATATTATCATGAGAAATATTGATCATATTGCGTCTGGAAGAACGATGCTGATGATTGCCCACCGACTCTCTACCGTGCGTAATTGCGATATGATTCTCGTAGTAGATAAGGGTAGTATTGTTGAATATGGAACACATGATGAATTAATGACAAAAATGAGTTTGTACTATAACTTGTACATGCAGCAAGAGGTTTAA
- a CDS encoding peptidase domain-containing ABC transporter — protein MEARREQNSDLYIHKIDTALRCLVIIAKMYGISAQEEQLQRAYVVDRSGMDTLTLLRASKEIGLKARKINVDKSRLELMPLPLIATLINNNRVIVVRHEQGKVALIDPYQTHPVVISLEKFLEIWNGETVLFTKRYEKKEKDKSFNLSWFIPVILKYKKFLWQVLGMSFLLQLFGLISPMFTQVIIDKVLVHRSLSTLDILIIGMILVSLFQTWITSLRGYLFTHTTNKVDVILSTKLFKHITSLPIKYFSSWQVGDVVTRVRELETVRQFITGSALTIVLDSIFTIVYVVAMFMYSKVLSIIVLLILPIYIILNLAVTPVYRKRINANFEANAENQAFLIESVTGIQAVKSLAVEQQLSQKWEQMLSKFIKTSFATTNLANFAGNIGAFIQQIFTIIILWYGAYLVMDDHISIGELIAFQMMSGQVIAPVLRIVNMWQSFQQTKVSVDKLGDILNAEIEPAFNPTRTTLPQIKGDVLFDRVSFRYRVDMAEVLYQLSFKIKAGTSVGIVGRSGSGKSTVTKLIQRLYVPESGRVLIDGIDMAQIEPAWLRRQIGVVLQDNFLFNGTIAENIAIAAPNASMEDIIRVAEISGANEFIEDFPKQYQTMVGERGGALSGGQRQRVAIARALITDPRILIFDEATSALDFESENIIMRNLSKISDGRTMIMIAHRLSTVRHCDQIIVLDHGRIAEVGSHEQLFAGRGIYHSLLMQQQGKAIS, from the coding sequence GTGGAAGCTAGACGAGAACAGAATTCAGATCTATATATACATAAAATCGATACAGCACTTCGATGTCTAGTGATTATAGCTAAAATGTACGGCATTTCAGCTCAAGAAGAGCAATTGCAGCGTGCATATGTAGTGGATAGATCCGGGATGGACACGTTAACTTTGCTTAGAGCTAGCAAAGAGATTGGGCTTAAAGCAAGAAAAATAAATGTTGACAAATCTAGACTGGAATTAATGCCGCTACCTTTAATCGCTACATTAATCAATAATAATCGGGTAATTGTTGTTCGGCATGAACAAGGGAAAGTCGCATTAATTGATCCCTATCAAACTCATCCAGTTGTAATATCTTTAGAAAAGTTTTTAGAGATCTGGAATGGTGAGACCGTTTTATTTACTAAAAGGTATGAGAAAAAAGAGAAGGACAAAAGTTTTAATTTGTCTTGGTTTATTCCGGTTATTTTAAAATATAAAAAATTTCTTTGGCAAGTTTTAGGGATGTCATTTTTATTACAGCTTTTTGGACTTATAAGCCCGATGTTTACACAAGTGATTATTGATAAAGTGCTTGTTCATCGAAGTTTATCTACTTTGGATATATTAATTATTGGGATGATTCTTGTATCTTTATTTCAAACATGGATTACGAGTTTAAGAGGGTACCTATTTACCCATACGACAAATAAAGTTGATGTTATATTGAGTACAAAGTTATTTAAACATATAACATCACTGCCGATAAAATATTTTTCCTCTTGGCAAGTCGGGGATGTTGTTACTAGGGTTCGCGAGCTTGAAACTGTTCGGCAGTTTATTACTGGGTCAGCGCTGACGATCGTTTTAGATTCTATTTTTACGATTGTCTATGTGGTAGCAATGTTTATGTATAGTAAAGTTTTAAGTATCATCGTACTTTTGATATTGCCGATATATATTATTTTAAATTTAGCTGTCACACCAGTTTATCGTAAAAGGATAAATGCAAATTTTGAAGCGAATGCAGAAAATCAGGCTTTTCTTATTGAATCGGTAACAGGAATACAAGCTGTAAAATCTCTTGCGGTAGAACAGCAATTAAGTCAAAAGTGGGAACAAATGTTGTCGAAGTTTATTAAAACTTCTTTTGCTACAACGAATTTAGCGAACTTTGCCGGGAATATTGGTGCGTTTATTCAACAAATTTTCACGATAATAATCCTTTGGTATGGTGCATATTTGGTTATGGATGATCACATTTCAATTGGAGAATTAATTGCATTCCAAATGATGTCTGGGCAAGTAATTGCGCCAGTTTTGAGAATTGTTAATATGTGGCAAAGTTTTCAACAGACAAAAGTTTCAGTTGATAAATTGGGTGATATTTTGAATGCGGAGATAGAGCCTGCTTTTAATCCAACACGTACAACTTTACCGCAAATAAAAGGAGATGTTTTATTTGACCGTGTGAGTTTTCGGTATCGCGTGGATATGGCAGAAGTTTTGTATCAATTATCTTTTAAGATAAAGGCAGGTACTAGTGTTGGGATCGTTGGAAGGTCAGGTTCAGGAAAAAGTACGGTAACTAAATTAATTCAAAGACTTTATGTTCCTGAATCTGGAAGAGTTCTAATTGATGGCATTGATATGGCACAAATAGAACCAGCTTGGCTAAGGCGACAAATTGGTGTTGTATTACAAGATAATTTTTTGTTTAATGGTACGATTGCTGAAAACATCGCTATAGCAGCTCCAAATGCCAGTATGGAGGATATTATAAGAGTCGCTGAAATAAGTGGCGCAAATGAGTTTATTGAAGATTTTCCCAAACAATATCAGACTATGGTTGGGGAAAGAGGCGGGGCATTATCAGGAGGGCAACGACAGAGAGTTGCAATTGCCCGGGCGTTAATTACAGATCCTCGTATATTGATTTTTGATGAAGCAACCAGTGCTTTAGATTTTGAGTCTGAAAATATTATTATGAGAAATCTTTCAAAAATTTCAGACGGAAGAACGATGATTATGATCGCGCATAGGCTTTCTACAGTTCGACATTGTGATCAAATTATCGTTTTAGACCATGGAAGAATTGCTGAAGTAGGATCGCACGAACAATTGTTTGCAGGCAGGGGGATTTATCATTCTTTATTAATGCAGCAACAAGGTAAAGCTATATCATAA
- a CDS encoding HlyD family type I secretion periplasmic adaptor subunit: MLNKIKEFIKEFYSKDEKELKEEEIEFLPAALEVIEMPPSPVGRTVLWTLFALIIVTFVWVMVGSVDEVAVANGKIIPNGQVKTIQAEDKGVVKEIHVVEGQVVKKGDLLIELDTTITEADVNNLRHQVAYYSLDIERLLAEQANAPFIVKEHLGLEPRDILFQQNLYNSRLAEYNAKMAVAQSNMRQAEASLASARSGYVKLIDMYNIAKEKEDRVEKLATENAISTFILLDHQSKRVELGEDINAQQSEIAKLEWGLVQAQQQLDSINAERNRDITSALVEDKKQLASYQEELKKAEEKDRLSRIVAPIDGRVSQLSVHTIGGVVTAAQGLMEIVPEDAVLQVEAWVQNKDIGFVQVGQPAEVKVETFSFQKFGTIDAKITEISPNAVEDKEKGRVYRVMLELDKNSFVVNGQEVPLGSGMTSTAEIKIRQKRIIEFFLDPFRQYKSEALRER; encoded by the coding sequence ATGTTGAATAAAATAAAAGAATTTATAAAAGAATTTTATAGTAAAGATGAAAAAGAGTTAAAAGAAGAAGAAATTGAATTTTTACCTGCCGCATTAGAAGTAATAGAAATGCCGCCATCACCAGTGGGGAGAACAGTTTTGTGGACTTTGTTTGCATTAATTATTGTAACGTTTGTTTGGGTTATGGTTGGATCAGTAGACGAGGTAGCTGTTGCGAATGGAAAAATTATTCCTAATGGACAGGTGAAAACGATTCAGGCTGAAGATAAAGGAGTCGTAAAAGAAATTCATGTTGTTGAAGGGCAAGTTGTGAAAAAAGGTGATTTGCTTATTGAACTCGATACGACAATTACAGAAGCAGATGTAAATAATTTGCGGCATCAAGTTGCTTACTATAGCTTGGATATTGAAAGGCTGTTAGCAGAACAAGCAAATGCTCCGTTTATAGTGAAAGAGCATCTAGGGCTAGAGCCGAGAGATATTTTGTTCCAACAAAATTTATATAATAGTCGTTTAGCGGAGTATAACGCCAAGATGGCAGTGGCACAAAGTAATATGAGGCAAGCAGAAGCAAGTCTGGCTTCCGCTCGGTCAGGATATGTAAAGTTAATTGACATGTATAATATTGCAAAGGAAAAAGAAGACCGTGTGGAAAAATTAGCAACGGAAAACGCAATATCTACATTTATTTTACTTGATCATCAATCGAAGCGTGTTGAATTAGGTGAAGATATCAATGCACAACAATCAGAAATTGCAAAATTAGAATGGGGGCTTGTTCAGGCTCAACAACAGCTGGACAGTATCAATGCAGAACGTAATCGCGATATAACTTCAGCGTTGGTTGAAGACAAAAAGCAGTTAGCGTCTTATCAGGAAGAATTAAAAAAAGCAGAAGAAAAAGATCGATTATCTCGTATTGTGGCTCCAATAGACGGAAGGGTCAGTCAATTATCTGTACATACGATTGGTGGTGTTGTTACAGCGGCGCAAGGACTAATGGAGATTGTTCCAGAGGATGCGGTTTTACAAGTTGAAGCTTGGGTACAAAACAAAGATATTGGCTTTGTTCAAGTAGGTCAGCCCGCGGAGGTAAAAGTAGAAACGTTTAGTTTCCAAAAATTTGGTACAATTGATGCGAAAATTACAGAGATTAGTCCAAATGCGGTAGAAGATAAAGAAAAAGGTAGGGTATATAGAGTTATGCTTGAGCTTGACAAAAATAGTTTTGTTGTTAATGGACAGGAAGTTCCTTTAGGTTCGGGGATGACTTCTACTGCGGAAATTAAAATTAGACAAAAACGTATCATAGAATTTTTCCTTGATCCGTTTAGACAATATAAAAGTGAAGCGTTAAGGGAGAGATAG
- a CDS encoding HD-GYP domain-containing protein, whose product MRNIKIDDVKPGMILARTIINDNMMVVLSKGKLLTEAHITRMHFLGIKNIYVQDEFEQRQQAVQKFLSRSHAFVAEYQEVLTEVEDVFEQIAESKEVPVDKVKGIIDHTVTNMAMRSGVIDYLYEVKSMDNFTYNHSFRVSILAGVLAKWMRYNKQQIKDVILAGFLHDIGKTQIDKNIVMKNSDRLSGEERKIYERHTTEGYKLIAEKEDIPEGVKYAVLQHHECNDGTGFPLQKKGNEIHEYAKIIAVADFYDLYTSERESYKKQTPFSTLKIIGANMYTTMDPKVCIPFLLNVRQAFIGSEVLLSNGKKGLIVQFADAYDSLPLIKISDEEMIDLNREHTISIVEYNP is encoded by the coding sequence ATGCGGAATATAAAAATAGATGACGTGAAGCCAGGAATGATTTTAGCAAGAACAATCATTAATGATAATATGATGGTTGTTTTATCTAAAGGAAAGCTTTTGACAGAGGCACATATTACTAGAATGCACTTTTTGGGAATTAAGAATATTTATGTTCAAGATGAATTTGAACAAAGACAGCAAGCAGTGCAAAAATTCCTAAGTCGTAGTCATGCTTTTGTTGCTGAATATCAAGAGGTTCTCACAGAAGTTGAAGATGTATTTGAACAAATTGCTGAAAGCAAAGAAGTTCCAGTAGATAAGGTGAAAGGAATTATTGATCATACAGTGACCAATATGGCAATGAGAAGCGGAGTTATTGATTATCTTTATGAAGTGAAATCTATGGATAATTTTACATATAATCATTCTTTCCGTGTATCTATTTTAGCAGGAGTTTTAGCAAAATGGATGAGATATAATAAACAGCAAATAAAAGATGTAATCTTGGCAGGTTTTTTACATGATATTGGCAAGACTCAAATTGACAAAAACATTGTAATGAAAAACAGCGATCGTCTAAGTGGTGAGGAACGTAAAATATATGAACGTCATACAACAGAAGGTTATAAGCTTATTGCAGAAAAAGAAGATATTCCTGAAGGGGTTAAATACGCAGTTTTGCAACATCATGAATGCAATGATGGAACGGGGTTTCCGTTGCAGAAAAAGGGCAATGAGATTCATGAATATGCAAAGATTATTGCTGTTGCTGATTTTTATGATTTATATACAAGCGAGCGGGAATCTTATAAAAAACAAACACCTTTTTCTACATTGAAAATCATAGGGGCAAATATGTATACAACAATGGATCCTAAAGTTTGCATTCCATTTTTACTTAATGTACGTCAAGCTTTTATTGGTTCGGAAGTTTTACTGTCAAATGGGAAAAAAGGGCTTATTGTGCAATTTGCTGATGCTTATGATAGTTTGCCGCTGATTAAGATATCTGATGAGGAAATGATTGATTTAAATAGGGAACATACTATTAGTATTGTTGAGTATAATCCTTAA
- a CDS encoding lipase family protein, translating to MSLIGKITKTLISEIKEDTSTTASKKSLAASNIAVATEQVLNTVSAVANRVITDPKAAIEDVVEDTKVAIFGHDGPHVLRDAVSFVKGVATISADVATNIFNALPSTTQAPTYERKEGAVSAGAGVVVESKFTTGASLGDLSWLIYKGRMVSNSEITDKWRLYKEVETSHGFNSRVYVDEANKQVAITLEGTQANSDLSPLWLSKDGLADLEIGLGVIPPQMREGYEQFKSIVADVVNKYGADYGINVAGHSLGGGLAQMMAGMYFIDTGVALPTLAEAGPGMLKQLKVYAEQQLLAGNDIHLPNGNVVRLKSGTALERANEAKAIVNTFKAQDFSFVTNLITVLDPVGAVNYDIDPNKDGHVGVNLIVPYLLTTREDMQNLESVAMDPVNHLNLVTPELTDKLGLGNIAATRFDRHEPDQSIALWSGTAVGFKDPSRVGVGSAVYRDYLDPREVWSGSRLGLSEVTMFGSDGNDIITTTNKATLVLAGDGDDVIRGGNGGNMLSGGNGNDFIYGGDGDDYLAGDAGDDYLFGGKGNDILYGGEGNDYLDGGEGDDLLFGGAGDDTLVWSAGNDILCGNEGNDTLIVKNGVVGQGQIKWERNFTNFGHDTVVFEGAMAKDSSILLNFADEIRFQDMKWAVKGNDIIMTDNLGNESATVTFKDAFESFGQNSGKVDFQFTNGKLYVDDVRYAVSAGKGEIKASTDSQYSGTLLVGSAGNDTLYSGKGNDLMFGGAGKNTFVFDNSFGNDRIVGSNKEDVIKFNNVFNAQEYTIGQEGKDLVISYQQSGLNTTNTVVVSDWYATGDRVNTFEFNNASYKIEGTSFVKK from the coding sequence ATGTCTCTAATTGGAAAAATTACAAAAACGTTGATTAGTGAGATTAAAGAGGATACTAGTACAACAGCAAGCAAAAAAAGTTTGGCAGCAAGCAATATTGCAGTTGCCACGGAGCAGGTATTAAACACAGTTAGTGCAGTTGCTAATAGAGTTATTACTGATCCGAAAGCCGCTATAGAAGATGTCGTAGAAGACACTAAGGTTGCTATCTTTGGGCATGATGGTCCACATGTACTTCGTGATGCAGTTAGTTTTGTTAAAGGGGTTGCAACGATAAGTGCAGATGTTGCAACAAATATCTTCAACGCATTGCCATCAACTACGCAAGCTCCAACTTATGAACGTAAGGAAGGTGCTGTTAGTGCCGGAGCTGGTGTAGTTGTAGAAAGTAAATTTACAACAGGTGCATCCTTAGGTGATTTATCTTGGCTTATCTATAAAGGCAGAATGGTTTCAAATTCAGAAATCACAGATAAATGGAGACTTTATAAAGAAGTTGAAACATCGCATGGTTTCAACAGCAGAGTATACGTTGACGAAGCAAATAAACAAGTAGCAATTACCCTCGAGGGAACACAGGCAAATAGTGATTTAAGCCCATTATGGCTTAGTAAAGACGGCTTAGCCGATCTTGAAATTGGGCTTGGAGTTATTCCGCCACAAATGAGAGAAGGCTATGAACAATTTAAAAGCATAGTTGCCGATGTCGTTAATAAATATGGCGCTGACTATGGAATTAATGTTGCTGGTCACTCTTTAGGTGGTGGTTTGGCACAAATGATGGCGGGTATGTATTTTATCGATACTGGAGTAGCATTACCTACATTGGCAGAAGCTGGTCCTGGTATGTTGAAGCAGCTTAAAGTTTATGCTGAACAACAATTGTTAGCTGGAAATGATATTCATCTTCCAAATGGAAATGTAGTAAGATTGAAATCGGGTACGGCATTAGAACGTGCAAACGAAGCTAAAGCTATTGTAAATACTTTTAAAGCACAAGATTTTAGTTTTGTTACAAATCTGATTACTGTATTAGACCCGGTTGGGGCAGTTAACTATGACATTGATCCAAATAAAGATGGTCATGTTGGTGTTAACTTAATCGTTCCATATTTATTAACAACTCGTGAAGATATGCAAAACCTTGAGTCCGTCGCTATGGATCCAGTCAATCATCTAAATCTAGTTACTCCTGAATTAACAGATAAGTTAGGACTTGGTAATATTGCCGCAACTAGATTTGATCGTCATGAACCGGATCAATCTATTGCATTATGGTCAGGTACTGCAGTTGGATTTAAAGATCCAAGCCGTGTTGGTGTAGGTAGTGCTGTATATCGTGACTATCTTGATCCACGTGAAGTATGGTCAGGTTCTCGATTAGGGTTATCGGAAGTAACCATGTTTGGTTCGGATGGCAATGACATTATTACAACGACAAATAAAGCTACGCTTGTACTTGCAGGTGATGGTGATGATGTTATTCGCGGAGGTAATGGCGGTAACATGTTATCTGGTGGTAATGGGAATGACTTCATTTATGGCGGAGATGGTGATGACTATTTAGCTGGCGATGCTGGCGATGACTATTTATTTGGTGGTAAAGGTAACGATATTCTTTACGGCGGCGAAGGCAATGATTATCTAGATGGCGGCGAGGGTGATGATTTATTATTCGGCGGTGCTGGTGATGATACTTTGGTTTGGTCAGCTGGCAATGACATTTTATGTGGTAATGAAGGCAACGATACTTTGATTGTGAAAAATGGTGTTGTTGGCCAAGGCCAAATAAAATGGGAACGTAACTTTACTAACTTTGGTCACGATACAGTGGTATTTGAAGGTGCTATGGCAAAAGACAGCAGCATTTTATTAAATTTTGCTGATGAAATTCGTTTCCAAGATATGAAATGGGCTGTAAAAGGTAATGACATTATTATGACCGACAATCTAGGAAATGAATCTGCTACAGTAACATTTAAAGATGCATTTGAATCATTTGGTCAAAATAGCGGAAAAGTTGATTTTCAGTTTACAAATGGTAAGCTATATGTAGACGATGTACGCTATGCTGTTAGTGCCGGTAAGGGCGAAATTAAAGCAAGTACAGATTCACAATACTCAGGAACACTTTTAGTTGGTTCTGCTGGAAATGACACATTATACTCCGGAAAAGGCAATGATTTAATGTTCGGTGGTGCTGGCAAAAATACATTTGTATTTGATAATTCATTTGGAAATGATCGTATTGTTGGCAGCAATAAGGAAGACGTTATTAAATTTAATAATGTTTTCAATGCGCAAGAATATACGATTGGCCAGGAAGGAAAAGATTTAGTTATTTCTTATCAACAGAGTGGTCTAAATACTACAAATACGGTAGTTGTTTCCGACTGGTATGCAACAGGGGATCGCGTGAATACATTTGAGTTTAATAATGCTTCCTACAAAATTGAAGGAACATCTTTTGTGAAAAAATAA
- a CDS encoding calcium-binding protein: MGIIEIEKNLISDIVEGRSFLSKSKQSNGILSKLGNLIPGITSKAEEKNTPISSSQKSSSTYTTSSSSLSDLMKMSYKEIYAFYKVAGKGESALSDWHVEKRIDELKTGLSARMFVNDKTHEINISFEGSHGFTKLLAENALDARLLKDLYTYSDGFTRFLTPNEYDMLYKKWFLVLGNDGVADLQMMANKVPDQFYTAYKWFNDTMDVIKKSADLSSYHIVITGHSLGGSIAQLVSAKYYLDTNTAIPTMAIEGTGVLTLLEQIQGYSLNTKDFSHIINFCTEGDPVGEFASEGHLGFTVPMPYDLARGDRSGELPNYRIFLEAFQKATGIENIRLDRHEMGQQIDLFDGTSFSYPENRVMLGAAETVFRSTSTTNEIIMGNNLGNEIYGSNYGAYIVGGSGNDLLVGGLGDDFISGGAGNDKIFGGAGNNILYGGDGDDYLEGGRGNDELYGGKGNDTLVWTGGNDSLYGQGGNNQYILGKTTDNQLSSGTVTLKFDRENAENANVLVNTSAIDLKNSAIVFLMSDQILPSHTLVSQKDNSLYIKYDQYSSITIENWSDVQNAIGSNITFQFLGSDKMQYSIQNNQLVRR; this comes from the coding sequence ATGGGAATTATAGAAATAGAGAAAAATTTGATTTCCGATATCGTAGAAGGAAGAAGTTTTTTATCTAAGTCAAAGCAGAGTAATGGTATTTTATCTAAATTAGGAAACTTAATCCCAGGTATAACTTCTAAAGCTGAAGAAAAGAACACACCAATAAGTTCAAGTCAAAAATCGTCATCAACCTACACAACATCTTCATCCTCATTATCTGATCTAATGAAAATGAGTTATAAAGAAATCTATGCATTTTATAAAGTGGCTGGTAAAGGTGAGAGTGCTTTAAGCGATTGGCATGTAGAAAAACGTATTGATGAGCTGAAAACAGGGTTAAGTGCTAGAATGTTTGTCAATGATAAAACTCATGAGATTAATATTTCTTTTGAAGGTTCACATGGTTTTACGAAATTGTTGGCTGAAAATGCTTTGGATGCTCGATTGCTAAAGGACTTGTATACTTACTCGGATGGTTTTACAAGGTTTCTCACGCCGAATGAATATGATATGCTTTATAAAAAATGGTTCTTAGTTTTAGGTAATGATGGAGTTGCGGATTTGCAAATGATGGCGAATAAAGTTCCCGACCAATTTTATACAGCATACAAATGGTTCAATGATACAATGGATGTGATAAAAAAATCTGCTGATTTATCCTCTTATCATATTGTTATTACAGGCCATTCCTTGGGTGGTTCAATAGCACAATTGGTTTCAGCTAAATATTATTTGGATACAAATACAGCAATACCGACAATGGCAATTGAGGGTACTGGAGTATTAACATTGCTAGAACAAATTCAAGGTTATTCTTTAAATACAAAAGATTTTTCACATATCATAAATTTTTGTACGGAAGGAGACCCTGTAGGTGAGTTTGCATCAGAGGGTCATTTAGGATTTACGGTGCCAATGCCATATGATTTGGCTAGGGGTGATAGGTCTGGTGAATTGCCAAATTATCGTATTTTTTTAGAGGCATTTCAAAAAGCGACAGGAATTGAAAATATTCGATTAGACCGACATGAGATGGGGCAACAAATTGATTTATTTGATGGAACCAGCTTTTCCTATCCAGAGAATAGAGTCATGCTAGGCGCTGCGGAGACGGTTTTTCGTTCAACATCAACTACAAACGAAATAATTATGGGCAACAATTTAGGCAATGAAATTTATGGAAGTAATTATGGTGCCTATATTGTAGGTGGATCAGGAAATGATTTGCTTGTAGGTGGATTAGGTGATGATTTTATCTCTGGTGGAGCAGGTAATGATAAAATTTTTGGCGGCGCAGGAAACAATATCCTCTATGGTGGTGATGGAGATGATTATCTTGAAGGTGGCCGTGGCAATGATGAATTGTATGGTGGAAAAGGAAATGATACTTTAGTCTGGACTGGTGGGAATGATTCGCTTTACGGGCAAGGTGGAAATAACCAATACATTCTTGGAAAAACAACGGATAATCAACTATCATCAGGAACGGTAACGTTGAAATTTGATCGTGAAAATGCAGAAAACGCCAATGTCTTGGTTAATACATCGGCAATAGATTTAAAGAATAGTGCAATTGTATTTTTAATGTCAGATCAAATTTTACCATCGCATACGTTGGTGTCGCAAAAGGATAATAGCTTATATATTAAATATGATCAATATTCTTCAATAACAATTGAGAATTGGTCAGACGTGCAAAACGCTATAGGGTCTAATATAACGTTCCAATTTTTAGGCAGTGATAAAATGCAATATTCCATACAAAACAATCAACTTGTGAGACGGTAA